One Anaerohalosphaeraceae bacterium DNA segment encodes these proteins:
- the trpD gene encoding anthranilate phosphoribosyltransferase, translating into MTKITEYLEIILEGHDLTFEQAKQLLDTIFKGDVAEVQIAAFLAAMRVKKASVSELAGLATSLREHAVPVRVGIDNLVDTCGTGGAALKTFNISTAAAFVAAGAGVYVAKHGNRGITSICGSADVLSALGVNIEAGPDTVAECIRQAHIGFMFAPKYHPAMKHVQPVRKSLDFRTAFNILGPLANPARAQAQVMGVADVSLMPRIAETLKTLGLKRAMVVHSNGLDEISTMGPTRILHLMPDGSVTEEILDAERFGIPKAEFDALAGGDADTNAHIIREILYEKAPGPRKDIVVLNAAAAIMVAGLAKDFVEGIERADQAIHSGKAAECLEKLIELSNR; encoded by the coding sequence ATGACCAAAATTACCGAGTATCTCGAAATCATCCTCGAAGGGCACGACCTGACCTTCGAACAGGCCAAGCAGCTGCTGGACACCATCTTCAAGGGCGACGTGGCTGAGGTCCAAATCGCCGCCTTTTTGGCGGCCATGCGGGTCAAAAAGGCATCCGTCAGCGAACTGGCGGGGCTGGCCACTTCTCTTCGGGAACATGCTGTGCCCGTCCGGGTCGGCATCGACAATCTCGTGGACACCTGCGGAACCGGCGGGGCCGCCCTGAAAACCTTCAACATCTCCACCGCCGCCGCCTTTGTCGCCGCCGGAGCCGGGGTTTATGTCGCCAAACACGGCAACCGCGGCATCACCAGCATCTGCGGCTCCGCCGACGTTTTAAGCGCATTGGGCGTCAATATTGAAGCCGGTCCCGATACGGTCGCCGAGTGCATTCGCCAGGCGCATATCGGCTTCATGTTCGCTCCGAAATACCACCCCGCCATGAAGCACGTCCAGCCCGTCCGAAAGTCGCTGGATTTCCGCACCGCCTTTAACATCCTTGGCCCCCTGGCCAACCCCGCCCGTGCCCAGGCGCAGGTCATGGGCGTCGCCGATGTGTCCCTGATGCCTCGCATCGCCGAAACCCTCAAAACCCTCGGTCTGAAGCGGGCGATGGTCGTTCACAGCAACGGCCTGGATGAAATCAGCACCATGGGCCCCACCCGAATTCTTCATCTGATGCCGGACGGCTCTGTTACCGAGGAAATCCTCGACGCCGAGCGCTTCGGCATCCCCAAAGCCGAATTTGACGCCCTGGCCGGCGGCGATGCCGACACCAACGCCCACATCATCCGCGAAATCCTTTACGAAAAAGCCCCCGGCCCCCGAAAAGATATTGTGGTCCTGAATGCCGCCGCCGCTATAATGGTAGCCGGCCTGGCCAAAGATTTCGTCGAAGGCATCGAACGCGCCGACCAGGCCATTCACAGCGGAAAGGCCGCCGAATGCCTCGAAAAACTCATTGAACTGAGCAATCGCTGA
- a CDS encoding phosphoribosylanthranilate isomerase, with translation MIFTKIKICGITNLDDALTAVELGADLLGFIFYPKSPRYIDPQKARDIIAKIPTFVDTVAVFVNPTFQQVQETAQQGWFNWVQLHGDETPDFCRSLHWLNIKLMKAVRVKDRSDIDKALTYPTDAVLLDTYTDGLYGGTGQTFDWSLIGYPPRRIFLSGGIGPHNIRQALEVGTYGIDVNSGVESAPGKKDPAKLKQLFDSISRIHGGKVHI, from the coding sequence ATGATCTTTACAAAAATCAAAATCTGCGGAATCACAAACCTGGACGATGCCTTAACCGCCGTCGAACTCGGGGCGGACCTGCTCGGGTTCATTTTCTACCCCAAAAGCCCCCGATATATTGACCCCCAAAAGGCCAGGGATATCATCGCCAAAATCCCAACCTTTGTCGACACCGTGGCCGTTTTCGTCAATCCGACCTTCCAGCAGGTCCAGGAAACCGCCCAGCAGGGCTGGTTTAATTGGGTCCAGCTGCATGGGGACGAGACCCCCGATTTCTGCCGGTCGCTCCACTGGCTCAACATCAAGCTGATGAAGGCCGTCCGGGTCAAAGACCGCTCCGATATCGACAAAGCCCTGACCTATCCGACCGATGCGGTGCTCCTGGACACCTACACCGACGGACTGTACGGCGGAACCGGACAGACCTTCGACTGGTCCCTCATCGGTTATCCGCCCCGGCGCATCTTCCTGTCCGGCGGAATCGGCCCCCACAATATCCGTCAGGCCCTCGAAGTCGGAACCTACGGCATCGACGTCAACAGCGGTGTGGAAAGCGCCCCCGGCAAAAAAGACCCTGCAAAACTCAAACAGCTTTTTGACTCCATCAGCCGTATCCACGGCGGAAAGGTCCATATATGA
- the trpB gene encoding tryptophan synthase subunit beta has protein sequence MKSKGRFGPFGGYYVPEVLIPALEEIEAAFEQFREDPNFLKDLNALYTDYAGRPTPLYHARRFSEEVGFTVYLKREDLLHGGAHKINNTLGQGLLARYMGKTKLIAETGAGQHGLATAIVGALFGMETKIFMGATDVARQNVNVHKMKLLGAEVIPVEGGTGTLKDAINEALRYWTAHVEDTFYLFGTAGGPHPYPTIVRHFQEPIGREARQQCLEKAGRLPDLVTACVGGGSNAIGIFSGFLNDPQVQLVGVEGGGKGLHTTQHCATLCTGTVGVLHGARTYLLQDENGQIRDTECISAGLDYPGVGPEHAYLKETGRARYVSVCDEEVLDTFFLFSRMEGILPALESTHALAWLVRQKGLLPPDTIAIANLSGRGDKDIDIVEHHRPLTARSL, from the coding sequence ATGAAATCCAAAGGACGATTCGGTCCCTTCGGCGGCTATTATGTGCCGGAGGTGCTTATTCCGGCCCTCGAGGAAATTGAGGCCGCCTTTGAACAATTCCGGGAAGACCCGAACTTCCTGAAAGACTTAAACGCCCTCTATACCGACTATGCAGGCCGGCCTACTCCCCTTTATCATGCCCGCCGATTCAGTGAAGAGGTCGGGTTTACAGTCTATCTGAAGCGGGAAGACCTTCTGCACGGCGGCGCCCACAAAATCAACAACACCTTAGGACAGGGACTTCTGGCCCGCTATATGGGCAAAACCAAACTCATTGCCGAAACCGGCGCCGGCCAGCACGGCCTGGCAACCGCCATCGTCGGAGCCCTCTTCGGAATGGAAACCAAAATCTTTATGGGCGCAACCGACGTCGCCCGCCAGAATGTCAACGTCCACAAAATGAAACTTCTCGGCGCCGAAGTGATCCCTGTGGAAGGCGGCACCGGAACCCTCAAAGACGCCATCAACGAAGCCCTTCGATACTGGACAGCCCATGTCGAAGATACTTTTTATCTGTTTGGAACAGCCGGCGGGCCTCATCCCTACCCGACCATAGTCCGGCACTTCCAGGAACCCATCGGACGGGAGGCCCGGCAGCAATGCCTCGAAAAAGCCGGCCGGCTCCCCGACCTTGTCACGGCCTGCGTCGGCGGCGGCTCCAACGCCATCGGCATTTTTTCGGGTTTCCTCAATGACCCGCAGGTCCAGCTGGTCGGCGTCGAAGGCGGCGGAAAAGGCCTCCACACCACCCAGCACTGCGCCACCCTCTGCACCGGCACGGTCGGCGTCCTGCACGGAGCCCGTACCTACCTGCTGCAGGATGAAAACGGACAGATTCGCGACACCGAATGCATCTCTGCCGGTCTGGACTACCCGGGCGTCGGGCCCGAACACGCCTACCTGAAAGAAACCGGACGCGCCCGTTACGTGAGCGTCTGCGATGAGGAGGTTTTGGATACCTTTTTCCTGTTCTCCCGAATGGAAGGCATCCTGCCGGCCCTCGAAAGCACCCACGCCCTCGCCTGGCTCGTCCGGCAAAAAGGACTTCTCCCGCCGGATACCATCGCTATCGCCAACCTGTCCGGACGGGGCGACAAAGACATCGATATCGTCGAACACCACAGACCCCTGACTGCGAGGTCCCTATGA
- the trpA gene encoding tryptophan synthase subunit alpha gives MNPYQSCFSKLNRAALIPFFVIGDPSYDISLQLVKAAVDAGADILELGIPFSDPVADGPTIQKADLRALKAGITPAKALQFIREITAYKPIPIGLLVYYNLLVQYGTERFLQDFKKAGGTSVLVADLSIDDADEIAIPAKKAGLETVFMATPNTPDERLRRIAEKTTGFIYTVSLLGTTGERQALSNAVRPLVARLKRLTDKPVCVGFGISTPQHACEVARAGADGVIIGSRIVKFIEEAPDNPEKMRENITRFLSEVRAALPPKGPTAKTDA, from the coding sequence ATGAATCCCTATCAGAGTTGCTTTTCCAAACTGAACCGGGCGGCCCTGATTCCCTTCTTCGTCATCGGCGACCCCTCGTACGACATTTCTTTACAGCTGGTCAAGGCCGCTGTGGACGCCGGCGCCGACATTCTCGAACTGGGCATCCCCTTTTCCGACCCCGTAGCCGACGGCCCTACCATCCAAAAAGCCGACCTGCGGGCCCTGAAGGCAGGCATCACACCCGCCAAAGCCCTTCAATTTATCCGGGAAATTACGGCCTATAAACCCATCCCCATCGGCCTGCTGGTCTATTACAACCTCCTCGTCCAGTACGGAACCGAACGGTTCCTGCAGGATTTTAAAAAAGCCGGCGGCACCAGTGTCCTCGTGGCGGATTTGTCCATCGACGATGCCGATGAAATCGCCATTCCGGCCAAAAAAGCCGGGCTGGAAACCGTCTTTATGGCTACCCCCAACACCCCCGACGAACGGCTCCGACGCATCGCCGAAAAAACCACAGGGTTTATCTACACAGTCTCTCTGCTGGGAACTACCGGGGAACGCCAGGCCCTTTCCAACGCCGTCCGCCCGCTGGTAGCCCGGCTGAAACGGCTGACGGACAAGCCCGTGTGTGTCGGGTTCGGCATCAGCACCCCTCAGCACGCCTGCGAGGTTGCCCGGGCAGGCGCAGACGGAGTAATTATCGGCAGCCGAATTGTGAAATTTATTGAAGAAGCCCCCGATAACCCGGAAAAAATGCGGGAGAATATTACACGGTTTCTTTCGGAGGTTCGAGCCGCCCTGCCCCCCAAAGGACCGACGGCAAAAACCGACGCCTAA
- a CDS encoding DUF2007 domain-containing protein, protein MSEPKKPNKPIQKTSLGEFVTVAFAEDMDLARHYKKMLEENGIPAVVRQPESEGAASPGIAVLVPEDVLDEAHSLIASQAPFEHFFDVFFHGSGCWLEDDRQDE, encoded by the coding sequence ATGTCGGAGCCGAAAAAGCCGAATAAGCCGATTCAGAAGACATCGCTCGGAGAATTTGTGACGGTGGCCTTCGCGGAAGATATGGATTTGGCCCGTCACTATAAGAAAATGCTGGAGGAGAACGGAATTCCCGCCGTAGTCCGGCAGCCCGAAAGCGAGGGGGCTGCGTCGCCTGGGATAGCGGTCCTGGTGCCGGAAGATGTGCTCGATGAGGCCCATTCTCTGATTGCGTCGCAGGCGCCGTTTGAGCATTTCTTTGATGTTTTCTTTCACGGCAGCGGCTGCTGGCTGGAAGATGACAGACAGGATGAGTAA
- a CDS encoding glycosyltransferase translates to MKVFMLGWEFPPYISGGLGTACHGLTKALSDLGVKITFVLPKPIETKTPTHVQMLTPQHCRATRTVTQTAETTQELKNVQFHTVSSPLQPYTTPQQYQKRLEELIRQKQLLSSQSQQMLDQWLEQEIEGLSVSPGQYSGDMYTEVHRYAAAAVRLALQQEFDVIHAHDWMTYPAGIAVAAVSGKPLVVHVHSTEFDRSGEHVNQMIYDIERRGIHAAAKVIAVSYLTRNILLTRYGALGDKIEVIYNGVEPEDSNRVSAQQVGIRSDEKIVLFLGRITMQKGPEYFLMAARKVLEEMENVKFVMAGSGDMMHRIIEMAAQMGIGHKVLFTGFLRGEDVNRVYQMADLYVMPSVSEPFGIAPLEALNHDVPVIISKQSGVAEVLTHVLKVDFWDIQEMANKIIAVLKYPPLQMTLREHGNFEVRKLKWSGAAKKCLKVYQEVTQVAV, encoded by the coding sequence ATGAAAGTGTTCATGCTTGGTTGGGAGTTTCCGCCTTACATCAGCGGGGGCTTAGGTACCGCGTGCCATGGACTGACCAAAGCGTTAAGCGATTTGGGAGTCAAAATCACGTTTGTCCTCCCGAAACCGATTGAAACAAAAACGCCCACCCATGTCCAGATGCTCACGCCTCAGCATTGCCGAGCCACCCGGACGGTCACCCAAACCGCCGAAACCACGCAGGAACTCAAGAACGTTCAGTTCCATACGGTCAGCTCCCCCCTTCAGCCGTACACGACCCCGCAGCAGTACCAAAAGCGGCTGGAGGAACTTATCCGTCAAAAGCAGCTCCTGTCGTCCCAATCACAGCAGATGCTCGACCAGTGGCTGGAGCAGGAAATCGAAGGCCTTTCCGTCAGCCCCGGCCAGTACAGCGGCGATATGTACACCGAAGTGCACCGCTACGCCGCCGCCGCCGTTCGCCTGGCCCTCCAGCAGGAATTCGATGTAATTCACGCACACGACTGGATGACCTATCCGGCCGGAATCGCCGTTGCCGCCGTCAGCGGAAAACCGCTGGTCGTGCACGTCCATTCCACGGAATTCGACCGCAGCGGCGAACACGTCAACCAGATGATTTACGATATTGAACGACGCGGCATCCACGCCGCCGCCAAGGTCATTGCCGTCAGCTATCTGACCCGCAACATCCTCCTGACCCGATACGGCGCGCTCGGCGACAAAATCGAGGTCATCTACAACGGCGTAGAGCCCGAAGACAGCAACCGCGTTTCCGCGCAGCAGGTCGGTATCCGCAGTGATGAAAAAATCGTCCTGTTCCTTGGACGAATCACCATGCAGAAAGGTCCCGAATACTTTCTCATGGCCGCCCGCAAGGTCCTCGAAGAAATGGAAAACGTCAAGTTCGTCATGGCCGGAAGCGGCGATATGATGCACCGCATCATCGAAATGGCGGCCCAGATGGGTATCGGACACAAAGTCCTCTTTACAGGCTTTCTCCGGGGCGAAGACGTCAACCGGGTCTATCAGATGGCGGACCTGTATGTCATGCCGTCCGTTTCCGAACCCTTCGGAATCGCTCCCCTGGAAGCCCTCAACCACGACGTGCCCGTCATCATCAGCAAGCAAAGCGGCGTCGCCGAAGTCCTCACACACGTCCTCAAAGTGGACTTCTGGGACATTCAGGAAATGGCCAACAAAATTATCGCCGTCCTGAAGTATCCGCCGCTCCAGATGACCCTGCGGGAACATGGAAACTTCGAGGTGCGCAAACTCAAATGGTCCGGAGCGGCCAAGAAATGTTTGAAGGTCTATCAGGAAGTCACCCAGGTCGCCGTCTGA
- a CDS encoding glycoside hydrolase family 57 protein yields the protein MPSVCFYFQVHQPFRLRHYTVFDKSGNYFDEFKNASICRKVANKCYLPSNRLLLKMIRRYEGRFKVSFSITGVVIEQFQKYCPEVISTFDALAETGCVEFIAETYYHSLSFLYSRNEFFEQIQKHIELMQKLWGQTPRIFRNTELIYNNQLAETIESLNQFDAVITEGADRILGHRNANFVYRPPNCKHLKLLLKNYSLSDDIAFRFSNRGWEEWPLDAPKFARWIDQINGCGHTVNLFMDYETFGEHQWEDTGIFDFMYHLPEYILRHPDNNFMTPSEVVRTYPVMDVVDVPHVISWADMERDLSAWLGNAMQSNALHEVYKMEKLVKQTQDPQIIEDWRKLLTSDHFYYMCTKYFSDGDVHKYFNPYESPYDSYINYMNVLNHLRERCKQALTQQTVSEQAS from the coding sequence ATGCCGTCGGTTTGCTTTTATTTCCAGGTGCATCAGCCGTTTCGGCTTCGGCACTATACCGTCTTTGACAAATCCGGTAACTACTTCGACGAATTCAAAAACGCCTCCATCTGCCGCAAGGTCGCCAACAAGTGCTACCTGCCCTCCAACCGGCTTCTGCTGAAGATGATTCGCCGCTATGAAGGACGCTTTAAGGTTTCCTTCAGCATCACCGGCGTCGTCATCGAACAATTCCAGAAATACTGCCCCGAGGTCATCAGCACCTTTGATGCTCTGGCCGAAACCGGATGCGTCGAGTTTATCGCGGAAACCTACTACCACAGTCTCAGCTTCCTTTATTCCCGCAATGAATTTTTCGAACAGATTCAAAAGCATATTGAATTGATGCAGAAACTCTGGGGCCAAACTCCCCGCATCTTCCGCAATACAGAATTGATTTACAACAACCAGCTGGCGGAAACCATCGAGTCCTTAAATCAGTTTGACGCCGTCATCACGGAGGGCGCCGACCGCATTCTCGGCCACCGCAACGCCAACTTTGTCTATCGCCCCCCCAACTGCAAGCACCTGAAGCTGCTGTTGAAAAACTACTCCCTGTCCGATGACATCGCCTTCCGCTTCAGCAACCGCGGCTGGGAGGAATGGCCGCTGGATGCCCCCAAGTTTGCCCGATGGATTGACCAGATTAACGGCTGCGGCCATACCGTCAATCTCTTTATGGACTACGAAACCTTCGGGGAACACCAGTGGGAGGACACCGGCATCTTCGACTTTATGTACCATCTGCCCGAATACATCCTCCGCCACCCCGACAACAACTTTATGACGCCCAGCGAAGTGGTTCGCACTTATCCGGTCATGGACGTGGTCGATGTCCCCCACGTTATCAGCTGGGCCGATATGGAACGGGACTTGTCCGCCTGGCTGGGCAACGCCATGCAGTCCAACGCCCTCCACGAAGTTTATAAAATGGAGAAACTCGTCAAGCAGACCCAGGACCCCCAGATTATTGAGGATTGGAGAAAACTGCTGACCTCCGATCATTTCTATTATATGTGCACCAAGTATTTCTCCGACGGCGATGTCCACAAATACTTCAATCCCTACGAGTCGCCGTATGATTCCTATATTAATTATATGAACGTGCTTAATCATCTGCGGGAACGCTGCAAACAGGCCCTGACTCAGCAAACCGTCTCCGAACAGGCCTCCTGA
- a CDS encoding amylo-alpha-1,6-glucosidase: MELHKEAILAVNLSDLPLEEMLSREWLLTNSRGGFAFSTLAGCNTRRYHGLLIGTPHPPAARFLGLAACLEKISLEEDSLEFSCFEFDRTFHPKGYEHLTAFSRDIGVHFEYELGLARCTKSVYLHPTEDIVAVEYAFSHLVRPFTFSLLPLAAMRDFHGLQNAARPITAETKRPHAVCITGPSEDDLQLHLVVSSMTFRPAPHWWYRFYYRIEAQRGQDCFEDLWAPGWYSCRIEQPGSVILWAALKPAGSSFEPPDFHQMLKDLANRQKDLCRSAFSRDPIQKALFISAGQFVVERTIQGRTSPTILAGYPWFLDWGRDAFIALPGLCLSTGRTDTAAGVLQTFAEAVSEGMIPNRFDDYGGPAHYNSIDASLWFVEAAYQWLQQTQNQSFFEKNLLPAVLQILSGYQEGTRFGIHADADGLITGGDPQTQLTWMDAKCGDVVFTPRYGKAVEINALWYDILCRTADYFQNRNRSKAEFFAARAELVKQNFSRLFWNEHTGCLNDCILPDGTPDPSIRPNQIFAVSLLHSPLSPNRQKRVVQIVQQELLTPYGLRTLSPRDPRYIGRYEGDMFRRDAAYHQGTVWPWLMGAFLEAFLKVHNNSPQARKQTAAMLSPLIHHFANHACLGSISEIFDGDAPHYPRGCPAQAWSVAEVLRIWLLLQQAASS, encoded by the coding sequence ATGGAACTGCACAAAGAAGCCATCCTGGCCGTCAACCTCAGCGACCTGCCGCTGGAGGAGATGCTCAGCCGGGAATGGCTCTTGACCAACAGCCGCGGGGGTTTTGCCTTTTCCACGCTGGCCGGCTGCAATACCCGACGCTATCACGGCCTGCTCATCGGAACTCCCCATCCTCCCGCCGCCCGGTTTCTCGGCCTGGCCGCCTGCCTGGAAAAAATCTCTCTCGAAGAAGATTCGCTGGAATTCAGCTGTTTTGAATTCGACCGAACCTTCCACCCGAAAGGTTACGAACATCTGACCGCCTTCTCCCGCGATATCGGCGTCCACTTCGAATATGAACTCGGTCTGGCCCGATGCACCAAATCCGTTTATCTGCACCCCACCGAAGACATCGTCGCCGTCGAGTACGCCTTCAGCCATCTGGTCCGCCCATTCACTTTTTCTCTGCTGCCGCTGGCGGCCATGCGGGATTTTCACGGCCTCCAAAACGCCGCCCGCCCCATAACCGCTGAAACAAAAAGGCCTCACGCCGTCTGCATTACCGGCCCCTCTGAAGACGACCTTCAGCTGCATCTCGTCGTCTCATCAATGACCTTCCGGCCGGCCCCCCATTGGTGGTACCGCTTTTACTACCGCATCGAGGCCCAGCGGGGACAGGACTGTTTCGAGGACCTCTGGGCCCCCGGCTGGTACTCCTGCCGCATCGAACAGCCCGGCTCAGTCATTCTGTGGGCCGCCCTGAAGCCTGCCGGTTCCTCCTTCGAACCGCCGGACTTTCACCAAATGCTCAAAGACCTCGCCAATCGCCAAAAAGACCTCTGCCGCAGCGCCTTCTCGCGAGACCCCATTCAAAAGGCCCTGTTTATCTCTGCGGGGCAATTCGTGGTCGAACGAACCATTCAGGGACGCACAAGCCCGACTATCCTGGCCGGCTATCCCTGGTTTCTCGACTGGGGACGGGATGCCTTCATTGCCCTGCCGGGTCTTTGCCTGAGCACGGGCCGTACCGACACGGCCGCCGGCGTTCTGCAGACCTTTGCCGAGGCCGTCAGCGAAGGAATGATTCCCAACCGCTTTGACGATTACGGCGGACCGGCCCATTACAACAGCATCGACGCCTCGCTCTGGTTTGTCGAAGCCGCCTACCAATGGCTCCAACAAACGCAGAACCAATCCTTTTTCGAAAAAAATCTTCTGCCCGCCGTTCTGCAAATCCTCAGCGGATACCAGGAAGGGACCCGTTTCGGCATCCACGCCGACGCCGACGGTCTTATCACCGGCGGCGACCCGCAGACGCAGCTGACCTGGATGGATGCCAAATGCGGCGATGTGGTCTTTACCCCTCGATACGGCAAGGCCGTGGAAATCAACGCCCTCTGGTATGACATCCTCTGCCGCACAGCCGACTACTTCCAAAACCGAAACCGCTCCAAGGCCGAGTTTTTCGCTGCTCGCGCAGAACTGGTCAAACAGAATTTCAGCCGGCTTTTCTGGAATGAACACACCGGCTGCCTGAATGACTGCATCCTCCCCGACGGCACCCCCGACCCGTCCATCCGTCCCAATCAGATTTTCGCCGTCTCCCTCCTTCACAGCCCCTTGTCGCCCAACCGCCAGAAACGCGTGGTTCAAATTGTCCAGCAGGAATTGCTGACCCCCTACGGCCTTCGGACCCTTAGCCCGCGCGACCCCCGGTACATCGGACGCTATGAAGGAGATATGTTCCGCCGCGATGCCGCTTATCATCAGGGAACCGTCTGGCCTTGGCTGATGGGGGCTTTTCTGGAGGCCTTTCTGAAAGTCCACAACAACAGTCCGCAGGCCCGCAAGCAGACCGCCGCCATGCTTTCTCCTTTGATTCATCATTTTGCCAACCACGCCTGTCTGGGCAGCATTTCGGAAATCTTCGATGGGGACGCACCGCACTATCCACGCGGATGTCCCGCCCAGGCCTGGAGTGTGGCGGAAGTCCTGCGTATCTGGCTGCTCCTTCAGCAGGCCGCTTCGTCCTGA
- a CDS encoding MBL fold metallo-hydrolase: protein MPSHNLAHIQIGNLDVLGYSVAGEETVVAMPQLDVCFDIGKAPDQVIPINHVLLTHGHMDHAAGIAYYLSHRQFCGLSPGTVLAPPNTLGPIRQILNAWSKLDGSRIKGNLVAVGPGEEYSVKPNLFVRVFPTKHTVGAVGFSVLERRKKLREEYKGLTGPQLVELKRQGIEIDRPLEIPLVSYLGDTQYVDFSQLDYISNSRLLIAECTFYEEEHAGRAEAGRHMHIEELGPLLEKMNNEFVLLTHLTQRTSLSEARRMLKQKLPSSVFRKVYLLMDYLPNRRTRKKPKKSGSPEGTQDEAAC, encoded by the coding sequence ATGCCCAGTCATAATCTGGCCCACATACAAATAGGCAATCTGGATGTTTTGGGGTATTCGGTCGCCGGTGAGGAAACGGTGGTTGCTATGCCGCAGCTGGATGTCTGCTTTGACATCGGCAAAGCCCCCGACCAGGTGATTCCTATTAATCATGTGCTCCTGACGCACGGCCATATGGACCATGCGGCGGGGATTGCCTATTATCTTTCGCATCGCCAGTTTTGCGGTCTTTCGCCGGGGACGGTTCTGGCTCCGCCGAATACGCTCGGCCCGATTCGACAGATTCTCAATGCCTGGAGCAAGCTGGATGGAAGCCGAATAAAAGGCAATCTTGTTGCGGTGGGGCCGGGGGAGGAATATTCGGTAAAACCGAATCTGTTTGTGAGGGTTTTCCCTACAAAGCACACGGTTGGGGCGGTTGGGTTTTCTGTTCTGGAACGGCGAAAAAAACTCCGAGAGGAATATAAGGGGTTAACGGGTCCGCAATTGGTAGAATTAAAGAGGCAGGGAATCGAAATAGACCGGCCGCTGGAGATTCCGCTGGTCAGTTATCTGGGGGATACCCAGTATGTGGACTTTTCGCAGCTGGATTATATTTCCAACAGTCGGCTGTTAATTGCGGAATGCACCTTTTATGAAGAGGAACATGCCGGCCGGGCGGAGGCGGGGCGGCATATGCATATTGAGGAGCTGGGGCCGCTTCTGGAAAAGATGAACAATGAGTTTGTCCTGCTGACACATCTAACCCAGCGGACGAGCTTGTCGGAGGCCCGGCGAATGCTGAAGCAGAAGCTGCCGTCGTCGGTATTCCGCAAGGTGTATCTCCTGATGGATTATCTGCCGAACAGACGAACTCGAAAGAAGCCGAAGAAGTCCGGTTCGCCGGAGGGGACTCAGGACGAAGCGGCCTGCTGA
- a CDS encoding DUF434 domain-containing protein: protein MPDKRTHRGPHPEDKRLFAADQIPLLQKAVSHYSWLLTRGYAQTSALKLVGDHFSLDSRQRLAVMRSACSDTQRILRKQKEIPLSNLANRTLLLDGYNILITLEAALSGGVLLVGQDGCIRDLSGLHGTWRKVSETLPAVELAAETLKKLNPKEVLWLLDRPVSNSGRLKVLLEDFFKTQNLPWQVEIHQNPDQLLRQTPSPVATSDSAVLDECPGWFNLTREALNHLPSSSLFLIDLSATNEEK, encoded by the coding sequence ATGCCTGACAAACGCACCCATCGCGGTCCCCATCCGGAAGATAAGCGGCTCTTCGCCGCCGACCAAATTCCCCTTCTCCAAAAGGCCGTCAGCCATTACTCCTGGCTCCTGACCCGCGGATATGCCCAGACAAGCGCCCTGAAACTGGTGGGCGACCACTTTTCCCTCGACAGCCGACAGCGGCTGGCCGTGATGCGTTCCGCCTGCTCCGACACCCAGCGAATCCTGCGAAAGCAGAAAGAAATCCCCCTTTCAAACCTTGCAAACCGCACGCTTCTGCTCGACGGATACAATATTCTCATCACCCTCGAAGCAGCCCTCAGCGGCGGAGTGCTTCTCGTCGGTCAGGATGGATGCATCCGGGACTTATCCGGTCTTCACGGGACATGGAGGAAAGTTTCGGAAACCCTTCCGGCGGTCGAACTGGCCGCAGAAACCCTCAAAAAGCTAAACCCCAAAGAAGTCCTCTGGCTCCTGGACCGTCCTGTGTCGAACTCCGGCCGGCTGAAAGTCCTCCTCGAAGACTTCTTCAAAACTCAAAACCTCCCCTGGCAGGTCGAAATCCATCAAAACCCGGACCAGCTCCTCCGGCAAACCCCTTCGCCGGTCGCTACAAGCGACAGCGCCGTTCTGGACGAATGCCCCGGCTGGTTTAACCTGACTCGGGAAGCACTGAATCATTTGCCCTCCTCTTCCCTATTTCTCATCGACCTGAGCGCGACGAATGAAGAGAAATAA